In Xanthomonas sp. SI, the following are encoded in one genomic region:
- a CDS encoding HAMP domain-containing sensor histidine kinase: protein MPRSLLRQLLLIWIVILAACVGMAVVLFGLYRHSEGVRVGEAQARLQGECTRIVQRYNGASAAARGSDGAGLAAVVLQLVLADAAGVEGGVWERQRGFVAYAYPTYDGSDHKTDVPTAERSAIVATAQRGVANQQAVHYRRDGQRETLLIAACPLDRSTAAWTMARVAATGEASASRPLAVGVALILALVVVSAVALGWVVRRWSQRLHGIQQALATPAEVPTIPTTGAPELDRLGAAVTDYAQRSVHALAEARRLGEELSRHERLAALGRMTATVAHEIRNPIATLRLALENQIAAGEGGFDEAQAQLMLAQIQRLDGVVESLLGMVQPIRLQRDTVALQPWLQALLDPADWNPLAPPIALQLMEAPSAWMLDSQQAARALHNLLRNALQHATPGTAVTLTVAADADLLRLTVANQGPPVPAPVAAHLFEPFASGRSDGNGLGLALVREIARAHGGEVRYVHHDGLTSFILELPWRAS from the coding sequence ATGCCCCGTTCGCTGTTGCGGCAACTGCTGCTGATCTGGATCGTCATCCTCGCCGCGTGCGTGGGCATGGCGGTGGTGCTGTTCGGCCTGTACCGGCATAGCGAGGGCGTGCGCGTCGGCGAGGCGCAGGCGCGGCTGCAGGGCGAATGCACGCGCATCGTGCAGCGCTACAACGGCGCCAGCGCCGCCGCGCGCGGCAGCGACGGCGCCGGCCTGGCCGCGGTGGTGCTGCAACTGGTGCTGGCCGACGCCGCGGGCGTGGAGGGCGGGGTGTGGGAGCGGCAGCGCGGCTTCGTCGCCTATGCCTATCCCACCTACGACGGCAGCGACCACAAGACCGATGTGCCGACCGCCGAACGCAGTGCCATCGTCGCCACTGCGCAACGCGGCGTCGCCAACCAGCAGGCGGTGCATTACCGCCGCGATGGTCAGCGCGAGACGCTGTTGATCGCGGCCTGCCCGCTGGATCGCAGCACCGCGGCGTGGACGATGGCCCGGGTCGCCGCCACCGGCGAGGCCTCGGCCAGTCGCCCGCTGGCGGTGGGCGTGGCGCTGATCCTGGCGCTGGTGGTAGTGTCGGCGGTGGCGCTGGGCTGGGTGGTGCGGCGCTGGAGCCAGCGCTTGCACGGCATCCAGCAGGCCTTGGCGACGCCGGCGGAGGTGCCGACGATCCCGACGACCGGCGCGCCGGAACTGGACCGCCTCGGCGCGGCGGTCACCGACTATGCGCAACGCAGCGTGCACGCCCTGGCCGAGGCGCGCCGGCTCGGCGAGGAACTGTCGCGGCACGAGCGTTTGGCCGCGCTCGGGCGCATGACCGCGACCGTGGCCCACGAGATCCGCAACCCGATCGCGACCTTGCGCCTGGCCCTGGAAAACCAGATCGCCGCCGGCGAAGGCGGCTTCGACGAGGCGCAGGCGCAGCTGATGCTGGCACAGATCCAGCGCCTGGATGGCGTGGTCGAAAGCCTGCTGGGCATGGTCCAGCCGATCCGCCTGCAGCGCGACACGGTGGCGTTGCAGCCGTGGCTGCAGGCGCTGCTCGATCCGGCCGACTGGAATCCGTTGGCGCCGCCGATCGCACTGCAACTGATGGAGGCGCCGAGCGCGTGGATGCTGGATTCGCAGCAGGCGGCGCGGGCCTTGCACAACCTGCTGCGCAACGCGCTGCAGCACGCCACGCCCGGCACCGCGGTGACGCTGACGGTCGCAGCCGACGCCGACCTGCTGCGGCTGACCGTGGCCAATCAAGGCCCTCCGGTGCCCGCGCCGGTGGCCGCGCACCTGTTCGAGCCCTTTGCCAGCGGCCGCAGCGACGGCAACGGCCTGGGTCTGGCTCTGGTGCGCGAGATCGCGCGCGCGCACGGCGGCGAGGTGCGCTACGTCCACCACGACGGCCTCACCTCCTTCATTCTGGAATTGCCATGGCGCGCATCCTGA
- a CDS encoding sigma-54 dependent transcriptional regulator: MARILIVDDDTAFLSTLQATLRSFGHEVIAAADGQAGLARLRAGGIDLAFVDFRMPGMDGIALMRARQDDAQAAAVPLVMLTAYASSSNTIEAMKLGAFDHLVKPVGRADIVAVVERALQAHAGDDSVAPPPAPAEEAGALLGHSAAMRTVHKRIGLAAASDLPVLVSGETGTGKELVARALHRASARADAAFVAVNCAAIPAELIESELFGYRKGAFSGATADRPGLIREADGGTLFLDEIGDMPLPMQAKLLRFLQEGEVSPLGGRGAQKVDVRVVAATHRELAQLVADGRFRSDLRYRLNVVPIELPPLRERGDDIVLLAQHFLEDGANAARTLSAAAQARLRAYPWPGNVRELRNAMQRCQVLVRTPTIEAHDLDEVLAGDAAATSADTPALTLPDAIAQLEKQMIQAALTQAQGNRAEAARRLGIHRQLLYRKLDDYGLG, encoded by the coding sequence ATGGCGCGCATCCTGATCGTCGACGACGACACCGCCTTCCTGAGCACGCTGCAGGCCACGCTGCGCTCGTTCGGCCACGAGGTGATCGCCGCCGCCGATGGGCAGGCGGGACTGGCACGGTTGCGCGCAGGCGGCATCGACCTGGCCTTCGTCGATTTCCGCATGCCCGGCATGGACGGCATCGCGCTGATGCGCGCGCGCCAGGACGATGCGCAGGCCGCCGCGGTGCCGCTGGTGATGCTCACCGCCTACGCGTCCAGCAGCAACACCATCGAGGCGATGAAGCTCGGTGCGTTCGATCACCTGGTCAAGCCGGTCGGCCGCGCCGACATCGTCGCGGTGGTGGAGCGTGCGCTGCAGGCGCATGCCGGCGACGACAGCGTGGCGCCGCCACCGGCGCCGGCCGAGGAAGCCGGCGCGCTGCTCGGCCACAGCGCGGCGATGCGCACCGTGCACAAGCGCATCGGCCTGGCCGCGGCCTCTGACCTGCCGGTGCTGGTCAGCGGCGAAACCGGCACCGGCAAGGAACTGGTGGCGCGCGCGCTGCATCGCGCCAGCGCCCGCGCGGACGCGGCGTTCGTGGCGGTCAACTGCGCGGCGATCCCGGCCGAGCTGATCGAAAGCGAATTGTTCGGCTACCGCAAGGGCGCCTTCTCCGGCGCCACTGCCGATCGTCCCGGGCTGATCCGCGAAGCCGACGGTGGCACCCTGTTCCTGGACGAGATCGGCGACATGCCGCTGCCGATGCAGGCCAAGCTGCTGCGCTTCCTGCAGGAAGGCGAGGTCTCGCCGCTGGGCGGGCGCGGCGCGCAGAAGGTGGACGTGCGCGTGGTCGCCGCCACCCATCGCGAACTGGCGCAACTGGTCGCCGACGGCCGTTTCCGCAGCGACCTGCGCTATCGGCTCAACGTGGTGCCGATCGAATTGCCGCCGCTGCGCGAGCGCGGCGACGACATCGTGCTGCTGGCCCAGCATTTCCTCGAGGATGGCGCCAATGCGGCACGCACGCTGTCGGCGGCGGCGCAGGCGCGGCTGCGCGCCTATCCGTGGCCGGGCAACGTGCGCGAGCTGCGCAATGCGATGCAGCGCTGCCAGGTGCTGGTGCGCACGCCGACGATCGAGGCGCACGACCTGGACGAGGTGTTGGCCGGCGATGCCGCGGCGACGTCCGCCGATACGCCGGCGCTGACCCTGCCCGACGCGATCGCGCAACTGGAGAAACAGATGATCCAGGCGGCACTGACGCAAGCGCAGGGCAATCGCGCAGAGGCCGCGCGCCGGCTCGGTATCCACCGCCAGCTGCTGTATCGCAAGCTCGACGATTACGGGCTGGGCTAG
- a CDS encoding MFS transporter, which produces MSARPAAASGARPRGTRALEALNFTLADVQDGLGPFLSVFLQSKGWSLAAIGSVMSIGGIAGMLATTPGGALVDATRRKRSIVVVGCTLILLASALLWWSPSFAGVVTAQVMTALAAAALGPALSGITLGLVRQAGFDHQIARNQVGSHAGNVVAAALAGLLGWKFGFGAVFALTGCFGVLAIASVLLIPRDAIDHRAARGLADADAQGAAHASGWLVLLTCKPLLVLALALALFHLGNAAMLPLYGMAVVAAHQGDPSALTATTIIVAQATMVVASLLAMRLIRVRGHWWVMLLTFLALPLRGLIAASLIHAWGVFPVQILDGVGAGLQSVVVPALVARLLQGTGRVNVGQGAVMTVQGIGAALSPALGGWIAQDFGYRTAFLLLGGISLLSLALWVGFRKQLLQVAGVPTAEVAVAPAPA; this is translated from the coding sequence ATGAGCGCGCGGCCGGCCGCCGCGTCTGGCGCCCGCCCGCGCGGCACGCGCGCGCTGGAAGCGCTGAACTTCACCCTGGCCGACGTGCAGGACGGGCTCGGTCCGTTCCTGAGTGTATTCCTGCAATCCAAGGGCTGGTCGCTGGCGGCGATCGGCTCGGTGATGAGCATCGGCGGCATCGCCGGCATGCTCGCGACCACGCCGGGCGGCGCGCTGGTCGATGCGACCCGGCGCAAGCGCAGCATCGTGGTGGTCGGCTGCACGTTGATCCTGCTGGCGTCGGCGCTGCTGTGGTGGTCGCCGAGCTTCGCCGGCGTGGTGACCGCGCAGGTGATGACCGCGCTCGCTGCCGCGGCGCTGGGTCCGGCGCTGTCAGGCATCACCCTGGGGCTGGTGCGGCAGGCCGGTTTCGATCACCAGATCGCGCGCAACCAGGTCGGCAGCCATGCCGGCAACGTGGTCGCGGCGGCGCTGGCCGGCCTGCTCGGCTGGAAGTTCGGCTTTGGCGCGGTGTTCGCGCTGACCGGCTGCTTCGGCGTGCTGGCGATCGCCTCGGTGCTGCTGATCCCGCGCGATGCGATCGACCATCGCGCCGCGCGCGGCCTGGCCGACGCCGACGCGCAGGGTGCCGCGCATGCCAGCGGCTGGTTGGTGTTGCTGACCTGCAAGCCGCTGCTGGTCTTGGCGTTGGCGCTCGCGCTGTTCCACCTGGGCAATGCGGCGATGCTGCCGCTGTACGGCATGGCCGTGGTCGCCGCGCACCAGGGCGATCCCAGTGCGCTGACCGCGACCACGATCATCGTCGCGCAGGCGACGATGGTGGTGGCCTCGCTGCTGGCGATGCGCCTGATCCGCGTGCGCGGGCATTGGTGGGTGATGCTGCTGACCTTCCTGGCGCTGCCGTTGCGCGGCCTGATCGCGGCCAGCCTGATCCATGCCTGGGGCGTGTTCCCGGTGCAGATTCTCGACGGCGTCGGCGCCGGCCTGCAGAGCGTGGTGGTGCCGGCGCTGGTGGCGCGGCTGCTGCAGGGCACCGGCCGGGTCAACGTCGGCCAGGGCGCGGTGATGACGGTGCAGGGCATCGGTGCGGCGCTGAGCCCCGCGCTGGGCGGCTGGATCGCGCAGGACTTCGGCTACCGCACCGCGTTCCTGCTGCTCGGCGGCATTTCGCTGCTGTCGCTGGCGCTGTGGGTGGGTTTTCGCAAGCAGTTGCTGCAGGTGGCCGGGGTGCCGACGGCGGAAGTCGCGGTGGCGCCAGCGCCGGCTTGA
- a CDS encoding NAD(P)-dependent oxidoreductase, whose translation MPLYPLFADLGGRRVLVVGGGEVAMRKIEALLHAGAQVLVYAHALNATVAQWLAQGRLQRVDGQFDAQWLDDAWLVVAATDDNAFNRELAAQAGQRRKLVNVVDDAELSTFQVPAIIDRDPLLVAISSSGAAPMLARRLRERWETELDHSYAQLAQLFARHREAIRARLPQLAQRRRWFEQVLEGPVQVLLQSGQTQAAEQAFHDALQRSEQDVPRRGSVWLVGTGNGDPGALTLKALRALNQADLLLCDPAVDAAVLGLARRDATRQPLPSDPDAHLALLIEQVQAGQRVVSLKPGDAFRQPPHAQLAAQLAAAGIACDVVAGVALD comes from the coding sequence ATGCCGTTGTATCCCTTGTTCGCCGATCTGGGCGGGCGCCGCGTGCTGGTGGTGGGCGGCGGCGAGGTGGCGATGCGCAAGATCGAGGCGCTGCTGCACGCCGGCGCGCAGGTGCTGGTGTACGCGCACGCGCTCAACGCCACGGTGGCGCAGTGGCTGGCGCAGGGCCGGCTGCAGCGGGTCGATGGTCAGTTCGATGCGCAATGGCTGGACGACGCCTGGCTGGTGGTCGCGGCCACCGACGACAACGCCTTCAATCGCGAACTCGCGGCGCAGGCCGGGCAGCGCCGCAAGCTGGTCAACGTGGTCGACGACGCCGAGCTGTCCACGTTCCAGGTGCCGGCGATCATCGACCGCGATCCATTGCTGGTTGCGATCTCCTCCAGCGGCGCGGCGCCGATGCTGGCGCGGCGCCTGCGCGAGCGCTGGGAAACCGAACTGGACCATTCCTACGCGCAGCTGGCGCAGTTGTTCGCGCGCCACCGCGAGGCGATCCGCGCGCGCCTGCCGCAGCTGGCGCAGCGCCGGCGCTGGTTCGAGCAGGTGCTGGAAGGCCCGGTGCAGGTGCTGCTGCAGAGCGGGCAGACACAGGCCGCCGAGCAGGCGTTCCATGACGCCCTGCAGCGCAGCGAGCAGGACGTGCCGCGCCGCGGCAGCGTGTGGCTGGTCGGCACCGGCAACGGCGATCCCGGCGCGCTGACGCTCAAGGCGCTGCGCGCGTTGAACCAGGCCGATCTGTTGCTGTGCGATCCGGCAGTGGACGCAGCGGTGCTGGGCCTGGCGCGCCGCGACGCGACGCGGCAGCCACTGCCGTCCGATCCCGACGCGCATCTGGCGCTGCTGATCGAGCAGGTGCAGGCCGGGCAGCGCGTGGTCAGCCTGAAACCCGGCGACGCATTCCGGCAGCCGCCCCATGCGCAGCTGGCCGCGCAACTGGCCGCTGCCGGCATCGCCTGCGATGTGGTCGCGGGCGTGGCATTGGACTGA
- a CDS encoding ANTAR domain-containing protein has protein sequence MRVLLVNDTEKPIGQLRQALLDAGYEVLDEVAAAPALLKAVSTQQPDVVIIDVDSPSRDTLEQLALIHRQAPRPVVMFSADGDDQLIRAAVSAGVTTYVVDGLAPARLAPIVQVALARFEQEADMRRQLDEVQGKLRDREQIDRAKRLLMDKRGMSENEAYAALRQQAMKQGLKLAEVAQRILAMADLLG, from the coding sequence CTGCGCGTCCTGCTGGTCAACGATACCGAAAAGCCGATCGGGCAGCTGCGCCAGGCGCTGCTCGACGCCGGCTACGAGGTGTTGGACGAAGTGGCGGCGGCGCCGGCGCTGCTCAAGGCGGTGTCCACCCAGCAGCCGGACGTGGTCATCATCGACGTCGATTCGCCCTCGCGCGATACCCTCGAGCAACTGGCGCTGATCCACCGCCAGGCGCCGCGTCCGGTGGTGATGTTCTCCGCCGACGGCGACGACCAACTGATCCGCGCCGCGGTGAGCGCCGGCGTCACCACCTACGTGGTCGACGGCCTTGCGCCGGCGCGGCTGGCGCCGATCGTGCAGGTGGCGCTGGCGCGCTTCGAGCAGGAAGCGGACATGCGCCGGCAACTGGACGAAGTGCAGGGCAAGCTGCGCGACCGCGAACAGATCGACCGCGCCAAGCGCCTGCTGATGGACAAGCGCGGCATGAGCGAGAACGAGGCCTATGCCGCGTTGCGGCAGCAGGCGATGAAGCAGGGACTGAAGCTGGCCGAGGTCGCCCAGCGCATCCTCGCGATGGCCGACTTGCTGGGATGA
- a CDS encoding CmpA/NrtA family ABC transporter substrate-binding protein codes for MSAPLHPEPRTLRLGYLPLIDCAPLVAAVRLGLDRHHGLRLDLQRQASWAAVRDKLLSGELDAAHALAGLVYGVECGIGGPQADMAILLTLNQNGQAITLAPALADALTQGTPLRSALAALGRPPVFAQTFPTGTHAMWLYYWLAAQGVDPIGDIQAVTLPPPQMPDALARGELDGYCAGEPWAAQAEAMGVGRRAIRSGELWPGHPEKVLACRRAFAALQPELATALTATLLDACRWLDDAAHRREAVAWLADPDVIGLPAERIAACLLPGGDADDGADPQGLRFHAGGLANMPWLSDGRWFLQQFRRWGWLPASEAGTGQDAAYDAQIVARVHRLETYRAAAAQLGIEVPAGDEREDGLPDWHDARALT; via the coding sequence ATGAGCGCACCACTGCACCCCGAACCGCGCACCCTGCGCCTGGGCTACCTGCCGCTGATCGATTGCGCGCCGCTGGTCGCCGCGGTGCGGCTGGGCCTGGACCGCCACCACGGCCTGCGCCTGGACCTGCAGCGGCAGGCCTCGTGGGCGGCGGTGCGCGACAAGCTGCTGTCCGGCGAACTGGACGCGGCGCATGCGTTGGCCGGCCTGGTCTACGGCGTGGAATGCGGCATCGGTGGACCGCAGGCGGACATGGCGATCCTGCTCACGCTCAACCAGAACGGCCAGGCGATCACCCTGGCGCCGGCGTTGGCCGACGCGCTGACGCAAGGCACGCCGCTGCGCAGCGCACTGGCTGCGCTAGGTCGCCCGCCGGTGTTCGCGCAGACTTTCCCCACCGGCACCCACGCGATGTGGCTGTACTACTGGCTAGCGGCGCAGGGCGTGGATCCGATCGGCGACATCCAGGCGGTGACCCTGCCGCCGCCGCAGATGCCCGACGCGCTGGCGCGCGGCGAACTGGACGGCTACTGCGCCGGCGAACCGTGGGCGGCGCAGGCCGAAGCGATGGGCGTGGGCCGGCGCGCGATCCGCAGCGGCGAACTATGGCCCGGCCATCCGGAGAAAGTGCTGGCCTGCCGCCGCGCCTTCGCCGCGCTGCAGCCGGAACTGGCAACCGCGCTAACCGCCACGCTGCTCGACGCCTGCCGCTGGCTCGACGATGCCGCGCACCGCCGCGAGGCAGTAGCGTGGCTGGCCGATCCGGACGTGATCGGTTTGCCGGCCGAGCGCATCGCAGCGTGTCTGCTGCCGGGCGGCGACGCCGATGACGGTGCCGATCCGCAAGGGCTGCGCTTCCATGCGGGCGGTTTGGCGAACATGCCGTGGCTGTCGGATGGACGCTGGTTCCTGCAGCAGTTTCGGCGTTGGGGGTGGTTGCCGGCGAGCGAGGCGGGGACCGGGCAGGATGCGGCGTACGATGCGCAGATCGTGGCGCGGGTGCATCGGTTGGAGACGTATCGTGCGGCCGCTGCGCAGTTGGGGATTGAGGTGCCGGCGGGCGACGAGCGCGAGGATGGGTTGCCGGATTGGCACGATGCGCGCGCGCTTACTTAG